One Paramisgurnus dabryanus chromosome 8, PD_genome_1.1, whole genome shotgun sequence DNA window includes the following coding sequences:
- the LOC141282446 gene encoding uncharacterized protein — MLRSRGDLAIKREDVDCCESSVYETDDVSLDSVWMSRDQSRTPQPLLDSKLSEEKSRHTQDSDLSLTLLCYTESKPTDTQDTTVCDSKQSLQEDQTSTESLDSVCNAGEQQQILQTKLKMCSVKLIDCTNLMMKIKTEPTEIKTEPTEIKTKPTEEEDRTEEDDDFIPSGVKSDSCLDIEITSSTSKERLTAQTLSCITCGKTFSSQRHLERHERKHTEQKLFNRSEISFTTLQEKKLHSEDHREKKKRKRKKMKKKKQFHCEQCGRICVSSSKLNVHMRTHSGEKPFNCNECGNSFKTKHNLNVHQRVHTGEKPFKCSQCDMTFSQSSHLKVHQRVHTGEKPYHCSVCGRSFSQRVSLLNHKRLHTGEKPYKCSQCEKTFAQSDHFKAHQRVHTGEKPYVCAHCGKSFSYSSQLRDHQRVHTGEKPHHCSLCGKSFSQQATLLNHKRIHDKPFKCSQCDKTYAQSGSLKSHQRVHTGEKP, encoded by the exons ATGCTGAGGTCAAGAGGAGATTTAGCAATTAAACGAGAG GATGTGGATTGTTGTGAATCTTCAGTGTATGAGACTGATGATGTGAGTCTGGATTCAGTGTGGATGAGCAGAGATCAGAGCCGCACACCACAGCCACTGCTGGACTCTAAACTCTCTGAAGAGAAATCCAGACACACACAGGACTCCGATCTCAGTCTGACTTTACTCTGTTATACTGAGTCAAAGCCCACAGACACTcaggacactacagtgtgtgacagtaaacagagcttacaggaggatcaaacctccacagagtctctggattctgtctgtaatgctggagaacagcagcagatcctgcagaccaaactgaagatgtgttcagttaaactcatcgactgcacgaacctcatgatgaagattaaaactgaacccacagaaatcaaaactgagcccacagaaatcaaaactaaacccacagaagaggaagatcgcactgaggaagatgatgattttatcccatcag GTGTGAAGAGTGATTCATGTTTGGATATAGAAATAACGTCCTCAACATCAAAAGAGcgactgacagcacaaactctttcctgcatcacctgtggaaagacattcagctcacagagacatttagagagacatgagagaaaacacacagaacagaaactcttcaacagatctgagatcagctttactaccttacaagagaagaaacttcattcagaagaccacagagagaagaagaagaggaagaggaAGAAGATGAAGAAGAAAAAGCAGTTTCACTGTGAGCAGTGTGGGAGGATTTGTGTCTCTTCCTCTAAACTAAATGTtcacatgaggacacacagtgGTGAAAAGCCTTTCAACTGCAATGAATGTGGAAATTCCTTCAAAACCAAACACAATCTTAAtgttcatcagagagttcacactggagaaaaaccttttaaatgctctcagtgtgacatgaCTTTTTCTCAGTCAAGTCACTTGAAagtccatcagagagttcatactggagagaaaccttatcactgtagtgtttGTGGGAGGAGTTTTAGTCAACGGGTTTCATTACTAAATCACAAGAgacttcatacaggtgaaaaaccttacaaatgctctcagtgtgaaaAGACGTTTGCTCAGTCAGATCACTTCAAagcccatcagagagttcacactggagagaaaccttatgtCTGTGCtcactgtggaaagagcttctctTATTCATCTCAATTAAGAGATCATcaaagagttcatactggagagaaacctcatcactgtagtctctgtgggaagagttttagtcaacAGGCTACGTTACTAAATCACAAGAGAATCCATGataaacctttcaaatgctctcagtgtgacaagacgtaTGCTCAGTCAGGTTCCTTAAAATCCCATcaaagagttcacactggagagaaaccttaa